A region from the Rosa rugosa chromosome 6, drRosRugo1.1, whole genome shotgun sequence genome encodes:
- the LOC133716256 gene encoding early nodulin-like protein 18, translated as MSAIILLLLINIAATSAAPAPAPVAPPATKYINHTVGGPIGWFFNSTSNTSFTNYSSWAASQTFNLGDYLVFNTENQTVIDTQNATTYRSCTADDTSDETTFVWGDDTAGKKTIVVPLVTEGANYYFSGSGDGEQCQQGMAFAIEVNHGLGLPPILNQPPPPPYTERPAQSPPGTVDGTQPSGNSGFRSGASLSGGLLVAFMLVLNV; from the exons ATGTCGGCCAttatcctcctcctcctcatcaacATCGCCGCCACTTCCGCTGCCCCGGCCCCGGCTCCGGTGGCACCTCCCGCCACCAAGTACATTAACCACACCGTGGGTGGGCCCATCGGGTGGTTCTTCAACTCCACCTCCAACACTTCCTTCACTAATTACTCCTCCTGGGCTGCTTCTCAGACCTTCAACCTCGGGGACTATCTAG TTTTCAACACTGAGAACCAGACGGTGATTGATACCCAAAACGCGACGACATACCGTAGCTGCACAGCGGACGACACGTCGGACGAGACCACTTTCGTCTGGGGGGATGATACTGCGGGGAAGAAGACCATTGTGGTGCCATTGGTTACCGAGGGTGCCAACTACTACTTCTCCGGCAGCGGCGACGGCGAGCAGTGCCAGCAAGGCATGGCCTTCGCGATCGAAGTCAATCACGGCCTCGGCTTGCCGCCGATTCTCAATCAGCCTCCACCTCCGCCGTACACGGAGCGGCCGGCTCAGTCGCCGCCGGGAACTGTCGACGGAACTCAGCCGTCGGGGAATAGTGGGTTCAGAAGCGGCGCTAGTTTGAGCGGAGGGTTGTTAGTTGCGTTTATGCTAGTTCTCAATGTGTGA